From a region of the Helianthus annuus cultivar XRQ/B chromosome 5, HanXRQr2.0-SUNRISE, whole genome shotgun sequence genome:
- the LOC110883124 gene encoding uncharacterized protein LOC110883124 has product MFDEQENIKLERSNNWYSGCYLESKEVVVERFKYFMRRKHEKFNDLEKRYDNLLKGLRMHYVTISDAEQKSKFADALPLEWDEFVCKVKKDSRFSKFSPGDFIRELRTQNCEIEKKKKELIVELERNSENISLDVIFEIIKRIINGLNERSRMKYDYKRGYFLNKDLNPADMVKIFLARTSKIEESKKDETSKCEVVCSKCEKSAADNVKFLKDVESLTLEIKSLKDEKESDNKQILEMREMCEKLKSENVKLLSEFQSQIKILDDGRSVFSKNNIEKQKGRGKEKDKGHNIPCALDTESTAGTVVEKMATFLRESRIAKIMSDKTVVYESHVRAFWDTARFDETDKKIHAVLRKKDKNGKDIDVEIEFSVADVRRVLDLQDSDDDPTIMSERLVKGLWCRMGFTGYINGKMYKRSFSKAYRYLMHCMVHSLGHRKGAYDEVADYIMNIIASLVLNKKYNISQVIFEYMKENCQARGDNYIMYPRFIMMILNDKIKDLPKDSDDVMEMSIVNKVTIGRITKDKDVKTKQMICKIKDKEYVAPENDKWRHDNSDSDNEDSKMNDLVEKKTRWWFVRDGKRKRTPKSSPAVVIPKDGEKGSSGEPQQKLVDETVVEPSVVIEHGAELLKQTLESYLKKNEEIAAQQAQGTSVHAEKITRVELETKDQSGSSDGDSEATQSESELIPETLGRGKAKLKKRPSKKQKGSDEEDSPYDPEKSKKQRKKRKAAPVGVIPRNVRSKKSGAESQKDKEGKEKKKTGDDDYVEITGFKAASPKHVQQNIPCSPHQKEEDFNFDFDNIGPATGIFSEDLPRESDMFNDKAVKELIQRVNKLEKEKGKAEEERDMLRSQIDDLMEAHNKIVAALVEKEKRMNQMKDDVEGNFKVFDSLTHEISSLNAKIKDLENVNQTLNQLLNEMSEASSNEMKAMKLEMEAMKADKVMKDKHLQMLVAVVESHLKLNIHAAFDEIDVIRAYERRLEGKRQMAEEANLKNKGIVEEVEVVDASSSQPDVGGSSSQPDVEIIEVVEEQEQEVVEDDQEMVEAEAEEPNEPEYLIIGEPIEPIIVENVLRRVEIIQRRRRAREVLLLEYTTDKFVLVGNAYPVPYNSKEVAKLLKFLDRKRKGRIARGEIVDEESDIEMFGDEEEEDEDKEDEENEDKSDDKDDDKSDKDDKDDDDNDQGASGLLIRDPNVQERVDELMNNEINEQEDEVEYEASSSGKQPVDQVLLSNPTVIYLSGKQQGEVEVRRTRAEMLEELGLEDGKFKFDIEDEIPHSPAKDFEPRYPHEADHYDEVIVESASDSEEDRVDFHYEGEDVAFPTFTEMFQHVIRIILKSKAKHTLDRSFNLCLTV; this is encoded by the exons ATGTTTGACGAACAAGAAAACATTAAACTTGAAAGATCAAACAATTGGTATAGTGGTTGTTATCTTGAGTCAAAGGAGGTCGTGGTtgaaagatttaaatattttatGCGTAGGAAACATGAGAAATTTAATGATCTGGAAAAGCGATATGATAATTTACTTAAAGGTTTGAGAATGCATTACGTAACGATATCAGACGCTGAACAGAAATctaagtttgcagatgcattacctttAGAGTGGGATGAATTTGTGTGTAAGGTGAAAAAGGATTCTAGGTTCTCAAAATTTAGTCCAGGTGATTTCATCAGAGAGCTTAGAACACAAAATTGtgaaattgagaagaaaaagaaagagttgaTAGTGGAATTAGAaagaaattcagaaaatataagttTGGATGTGATTTTTGAAATAATCAAAAGAATTATAAATGGTCTTAATGAAAGAAGTAGGATGAAATATGATTACAAGAGaggttattttttaaataaagatTTGAATCCTGCAGATATGGTTAAAATTTTTCTTGCAAGAACGTCAAAGATTGAAGAATCCAAGAAAGATGAAActtcaaaatgtgaagttgtATGCTCAAAATGCGAAAAATCTGCAGCAGACAATGTTAAattcttgaaggatgtggagagtttaaCATTGGAAATCAAAAGCTTGAAGGATGAAAAAGAATCTGATAATAAACAGATTCTTGAAATGCGAGAAATGTGTGAGAAATTGAAGTctgaaaatgtcaaactgttgagtg aatttcaaagtcaaataaagattCTTGACGATGGGAGATCTGTTTTTAGCAAGAACAATATTGAAAAGCAAAAG GGACGAGGAAAAGAAAAGGACAAGGGTCATAATATACCTTGTGCACTTGATACTGAATCGACAGCTGGTACTGTTGTAGAAAAGATGGCAACATTCTTGAGAGAGAGCAGAATTGCTAAAATAATGTCTGATAAAACTGTGGTTTATGAATCACATGTTAGAGCATTCTGGGATACAGCAAGGTTTGATGAAACAGATAAAAAGATTCATGCTGTATTAAGAAAGAAGGACAAAAATGGAAAAGATATAGATGTTGAAATTGAATTCAGTGTTGCAGATGTTAGAAGGGTTCTTGATCTACAAGATTCTGATGATGATCCGACAATCATGTCAGAACGTCTTGTAAAAGGTTTGTGGTGCAGAATGGGTTTCACGGGGTACATAAATGGAAAGATGTACAAAAGAAGCTTCTCCAAAGCATATAGGTACTTGATGCATTGTATGGTGCATTCATTGGGTCATAGAAAGGGTGCTTATGATGAGGTTGCTGATTATATCATGAACATCATAGCAAGCTtggtgttgaacaaaaagtacaACATTTCTCAAGTAATTTTTGAGTATATGAAGGAAAATTGCCAAGCTAGAGGAGACAACTACATCATGTATCCTAGATTCATCATGATGATTttaaatgacaaaatcaaagatCTTCCAAAAGACAGTGATGATGTGATGGAGATGAGCATTGTAAATAAAGTCACAATTGGAAGAATTACAAAAGATAAGGATGTGAAAACAAAGCAGATGATTTGCAAAATAAAAGATAAAGAATATGTTGCTCCTGAAAACGATAAGTGGAGGCATGACAACAGTGATTCAGACAATGAAGACTCAAAGATGAATGACTTGGTTGAGAAAAAGACTAGGTGGTGGTTTGTTAGAGATGGAAAAAGGAAAAGGACACCTAAGTCATCCCCTGCAGTTGTTATTCCAAAAGATGGAGaaaagg GGTCTTCTGGAGAGCCGCAGCAGAAGCTAGTGGATGAGACAGTTGTAGAGCCATCTGTGGTGATTGAACATGGTGCTGAGTTGTTAAAGCAAACTTTGGAAAGTTATTTGAAAAAGAACGAAGAGATTGCAGCACAACAAGCTCAAGGAACAAGTGTTCATGCTGAAAAGATTACAAGGGTAGAACTAGAAACAAAAGATCAAAGTGGTTCAAGTGATGGAGATTCTGAAGCTACTCAATCTGAGTCTGAACTAATTCCTGAAACCCTTGGTAGAGGAAAAGCTAAATTGAAGAAAAGACCTTCAAAGAAACAAAAGGGATCTGATGAAGAAGATTCTCCGTATGATCCTGAAAAGTCAAAGAAGCAAAGAAAGAAACGAAAGGCAGCTCCAGTTGGTGTAATTCCCAGAAATGTCAGATCAAAGAAATCAGGAGCTGAGTCACAAAAGGataaagaaggaaaagaaa AAAAGAAGACAGGTGATGATGATTACGTCGAGATCACAGGCTTCAAAGCTGCCAGTCCTAAACATGTTCAACAAAATATTCCTTGTTCGCCGCATCAGAAAGAAGAAGATTTCAACTTTGATTTTGATAATATTGGTCCTGCTACGGGTATTTTCTCAGAAGATCTTCCAAGAGAAAGCGATATGTTCAATGATAAAGCTGTCAAAGAGCTAATTCAAAGAGTTAACAAGTTGgagaaagaaaaaggaaaagctGAGGAGGAACGTGATATGCTGAGAAGTCAAATTGATGATTTGATGGAAGCTCACAATAAAATAGTTGCAGCATTGGTTGAAAAGGAGAAAAGAATGAACCAGATGAAGGATGATGTCGAGGGTAATTTTAAAGTGTTTGATTCGTTAACACAtgagatatcttctttgaatgccAAGATAAAGGATCTGGAGAATGTGAACCAAACATTAAATCAGCTTCTCAATGAGATGAGCGAAGCTTCTTCTAATGAAATGAAGGCAATGAAGTTAGAGATGGAGGCTATGAAAGCTGATAAAGTAATGAAAGATAAACACCTTCAGATGCTGGTTGCTGTAGTTGAAAGCCACTTAAAGTTGAACATTCATGCTGCTTTTGACGAAATTGATGTGATAAGAGCATATGAAAGGAGATTGGAAGGTAAACGTCAAATGGCTGAAGAAGCAAACCTAAAGAACAAAGGAATAGTTGAAGAGGTTGAGGTAGTTGATGCATCTTCGAGTCAACCAGATGTTGGAGGTTCTTCTTCGCAACCAGATGTTGAAATAATTGAAGTGGTTGAGGAACAAGAACAAGAAGTTGTTGAAGATGATCAAGAgatggttgaagctgaagctgaagaacCTAATGAACCAGAATATTTGATTATTGGTGAGCCTATTGAGCCTATTATTGTTGAAAATGTTCTTCGAAGAGTTGAAAttattcaaagaagaagaagagcaAGGGAAGTACTGTTGCTGGAATATACAACTGACAAATTTGTGTTAGTTGGCAATGCTTACCCTGTGCCATACAATTCAAAAGAAGTGGCAAAGTTGTTAAAGTTCCTTGATCGAAAAAGGAAGGGAAGGATAGCTCGTGGTGAGATTGTGGATGAAGAATCCGATATAGAAATGTTTGGAGATGAAGAAGAGGAGGATGAAGATAAGGAAGATGAAGAAAATGAAGATAAATCAGATGATAAAGATGATGACAAATCTGATAAAGATGACAAAGACGATGACGACAATGATCAAGGTGCTTCGGGTTTATTAATCAGAGATCCAAATGTTCAAGAAAGAGTGGATGAGTTGATGAATAATGAAATAAATGAGCAGGAGGATGAAGTTGAATATGAAGCATCATCATCTGGAAAACAACCTGTTGATCAGGTACTTCTTTCTAACCCTACTGTCATTTATTTATCTGGTAAACAACAAGGAGAGGTAGAGGTTAGAAGAACACGGGCTGAAATGCTAGAGGAATTGGGCTTGGAAGATGGAAAGTTTAAATTCGACATTGAAGATGAAATTCCTCATTCACCTGCAAAAGATTTTGAGCCTAGATACCCTCATGAAGCTGATCATTATGATGAAGTGATTGTTGAAAGCGCGTCTGATTCAGAGGAAGATAGGGTAGATTTTCATTATGAAGGGGAAGATGTTGCATTCCCTACGTTTACTGAAATGTTTCAACATGTTATCAGAATCATATTGAAATCAAAAGCAAAGCATACCCTGGATCGATCTTTTAACCTCTGCTTGACGGTTTGA